Proteins encoded by one window of Kribbella italica:
- a CDS encoding adenosine deaminase: protein MAPRDLRLLPKTHLHLHFSGSMRHLTLVELADKHGVRLPDALRTDWPPDLSAADERGWFRFQRLYDIARSVLRTEDDVRRLVREAAEDDAADGSRWLEIQVDPSGYANRFHGITEFTDLVLDAARDAAATTGIDVQVVIAANRTRHPLDARTLARLASQYVGRGVVGFGLSNDERRGTTSEFAAAFRIARNAGLLAAPHGGELCGPATVRTCLDELGAGRIGHGVRSVEDPDLLKRIVDAQVALEVCPASNVSLGVYERPEDVPLRQLYEAGARIALGADDPLLFGSRLAEQYETARTVHAFTDPELANLARGSVLASTAPADIQKTLLSDIDTWLGADLGATPATPAATH, encoded by the coding sequence ATGGCGCCACGCGACCTTCGGCTGCTGCCGAAAACCCATCTGCATCTGCACTTCTCCGGGTCGATGCGTCACCTCACCCTGGTCGAGCTGGCCGACAAGCACGGCGTCCGGCTCCCCGACGCGCTCCGCACCGACTGGCCGCCGGACCTGTCCGCCGCCGACGAGCGCGGCTGGTTCCGCTTCCAGCGGCTGTACGACATCGCCCGCTCGGTGCTCAGGACCGAGGACGACGTACGCCGCCTGGTCCGCGAGGCCGCCGAGGACGACGCCGCGGACGGCTCCCGCTGGCTCGAGATCCAGGTCGACCCGTCCGGCTACGCGAACCGCTTCCACGGCATCACCGAGTTCACCGACCTGGTCCTCGACGCCGCCCGCGACGCGGCCGCTACGACCGGCATCGACGTCCAGGTCGTGATCGCCGCCAACCGCACCCGACATCCCCTCGACGCCCGCACCCTGGCCCGCCTCGCGTCCCAGTACGTCGGCCGAGGCGTCGTCGGCTTCGGCCTGTCCAACGACGAACGCCGCGGCACCACCTCCGAGTTCGCGGCCGCCTTCCGCATCGCCCGCAACGCCGGCCTCCTGGCCGCACCCCACGGCGGCGAACTCTGCGGCCCCGCCACCGTCCGCACCTGCCTCGACGAACTGGGCGCCGGCCGCATCGGCCACGGCGTCCGCTCGGTAGAAGACCCCGACCTCCTCAAACGCATCGTCGACGCCCAGGTAGCCCTCGAAGTCTGCCCGGCCTCCAACGTCTCCCTAGGCGTCTACGAACGCCCCGAAGACGTCCCCCTGAGACAGCTCTACGAGGCCGGCGCCCGCATAGCCCTAGGCGCCGACGACCCTCTACTGTTCGGCTCCCGCCTCGCCGAACAGTACGAAACCGCCCGCACCGTCCACGCCTTCACCGACCCCGAACTGGCCAACCTGGCCCGAGGCTCGGTCCTGGCCTCCACAGCCCCCGCCGACATCCAAAAAACCCTGCTCTCCGACATCGACACCTGGCTCGGTGCCGACCTCGGCGCAACCCCCGCCACACCTGCCGCGACGCACTAG
- a CDS encoding TrpB-like pyridoxal phosphate-dependent enzyme gives MTTPTKILLPEDEMPTRWYNVLHDLPTPPPAVLHPGTGQPIGPEDLAPLFPMDLILQEVSQDQYVDIPGEVLDVYRLWRPSPLYRAHRLEKALDTPARIYYKYEGVSPAGSHKPNTAVPQAYYNAKAGIRKLTTETGAGQWGTALAFACAQYGLECEVWQVRASYDQKPYRRAMMKVFGATVHPSPSELTEAGRKILAEDPASTGSLGIAISEAVEMAVQDESVHYALGSVLNHVLLHQTIIGEEALMQLAMVGETPDVIVGCTGGGSNFGGLAFPFLREKWAGRLSPVIRAVEPEACPTLTQGAYAYDFGDTLGMTPLMKMHTLGHDFVPDPIHAGGLRYHGMSPLISHLYETGEIEAIAKPQSECFAAGVLFARTEGIVPAPEPTHALAAAIEEAQRCKESGEEKVILTALCGHGHLDLAAYDAYLSGAITDRAWDDADLQASVAAALEKLPAVN, from the coding sequence ATGACGACGCCGACGAAGATCCTGTTGCCCGAGGACGAGATGCCGACCCGGTGGTACAACGTGCTGCACGACCTGCCCACACCCCCGCCGGCAGTGCTGCATCCGGGGACCGGGCAGCCGATCGGCCCCGAGGACCTCGCACCGTTGTTCCCGATGGACCTGATCCTGCAGGAGGTCTCGCAGGACCAGTACGTCGACATCCCTGGTGAGGTCCTCGACGTCTACAGGCTCTGGCGCCCCAGCCCGCTCTACCGCGCGCACCGCCTGGAGAAAGCACTCGACACTCCAGCCAGGATCTACTACAAGTACGAAGGCGTCTCCCCCGCCGGCTCGCACAAACCGAACACAGCCGTCCCCCAGGCGTACTACAACGCCAAGGCCGGCATCCGGAAGCTGACCACCGAGACCGGCGCCGGCCAGTGGGGCACCGCGCTCGCGTTCGCCTGCGCGCAGTACGGGCTGGAGTGCGAGGTCTGGCAGGTCCGAGCGTCGTACGACCAGAAGCCGTACCGCCGCGCGATGATGAAGGTGTTCGGCGCGACCGTGCACCCGAGCCCGTCGGAACTGACCGAGGCCGGCCGCAAGATCCTCGCCGAGGACCCGGCGTCGACCGGTTCGCTCGGGATCGCGATCAGCGAAGCCGTCGAGATGGCCGTTCAGGACGAGTCCGTGCACTACGCACTCGGCTCGGTGCTCAACCACGTCCTCCTGCACCAGACGATCATCGGCGAGGAAGCGTTGATGCAGCTCGCGATGGTCGGCGAGACTCCCGACGTGATCGTCGGCTGCACCGGCGGCGGCTCGAACTTCGGCGGCCTGGCGTTCCCGTTCCTCCGCGAGAAGTGGGCCGGGCGGCTGTCCCCGGTGATCCGCGCGGTCGAGCCCGAGGCCTGCCCGACGCTGACCCAGGGCGCCTACGCGTACGACTTCGGCGACACCCTCGGCATGACGCCGCTGATGAAGATGCACACCCTCGGCCACGACTTCGTCCCGGACCCGATCCATGCCGGCGGCCTGCGGTACCACGGGATGAGCCCGCTGATCAGCCACCTGTACGAGACCGGCGAGATCGAGGCGATCGCCAAACCGCAGTCCGAGTGCTTCGCCGCCGGCGTCCTGTTCGCCCGCACCGAGGGCATCGTCCCCGCACCCGAGCCGACCCACGCGCTCGCCGCCGCGATCGAGGAAGCCCAACGCTGCAAGGAGTCCGGCGAGGAGAAGGTCATCCTCACCGCCCTCTGCGGCCACGGCCACCTGGACCTCGCAGCGTACGACGCCTACCTGTCCGGCGCGATCACCGACCGCGCCTGGGACGACGCCGACCTCCAGGCCTCAGTCGCCGCAGCCCTCGAGAAACTCCCCGCCGTGAACTGA
- a CDS encoding FAD-dependent oxidoreductase: MQQLDVHTDLTVVGGGLAGVCAAIAAARQGRTVALVQNRPVLGGNSSSEVRVWVCGATAHGVQHFARETGIMGELFVENQYRNPQGNPYYWDLVVLEAVRAEPNIQLWLNTDVRTVDAADGEIRSVTGWQMGAEKEITFHSPAYADCSGDGLIGFLAGAEFRTGREPRSAYDESWAPEVPDDNTLGSTILFYTKDAGEPVRFVPPSFARDITQTSIPERRIIRTDAYGCAYWWIEWGGSLDVVDDNEAIRDELQAAVYGIWDHIKNSGRFDADHLTLEWIGAVPGKREYRRFVGDHVLTQHDVLEQRLFDDRVAFGGWSIDLHPPGGMYATERGSKHWHPDGNYHIPLRSLYSRNVRNLWMAGRNISASHVAFGTTRVMATCAVLGEAVGVAASVALGNDLTPRALAVEHFDLVRNALHRADASVLGVTDTDPANLALSATAEASSTLRRLAVEVSDGSLALDADLAMVLPVDPSLDGLEFLVDAAEATTLTVELHDPLKPQNYLPLALLSSASVEVPAGEKRWVSVPLSWHPSVPSNAVVVLKANPAVAVHTAASALPGTLCFSHRDPEPDEQYTEQFRSWKHILPRAGLCYRAGESNAYSASKVIGGYSRPYGGPNLWSSEDLAWDPTPTITLTWPSPVEVTEVVVVLDDDVEEDLINLHHHRTPYEILPTLLRDYSLEYRTPDGTWHPLTTTLSNRRRLNHHPLPAPTSLSALRLTATATNGTPRAHVNSIRAY, encoded by the coding sequence ATGCAGCAGCTCGACGTCCACACCGATCTGACCGTGGTCGGCGGCGGTCTGGCCGGCGTCTGTGCCGCGATCGCCGCCGCCCGCCAGGGCCGCACGGTCGCACTCGTGCAGAACCGCCCGGTCCTCGGCGGCAACTCCAGCAGCGAGGTCCGCGTCTGGGTCTGCGGCGCGACCGCGCACGGCGTACAGCACTTCGCGCGCGAGACCGGGATCATGGGCGAGCTGTTCGTCGAGAACCAGTACCGCAACCCGCAGGGCAACCCGTACTACTGGGACCTCGTCGTCCTCGAAGCCGTTCGCGCCGAGCCGAACATCCAGCTGTGGCTCAACACCGACGTCCGCACCGTCGACGCCGCCGACGGCGAGATCCGCTCGGTGACCGGCTGGCAGATGGGCGCGGAGAAGGAGATCACCTTCCACAGCCCGGCGTACGCCGACTGCTCGGGCGACGGACTGATCGGTTTCCTGGCGGGTGCCGAGTTCCGCACCGGGCGCGAGCCGCGGTCGGCGTACGACGAGTCGTGGGCCCCGGAGGTGCCGGACGACAACACGCTCGGCAGCACGATCCTCTTCTACACCAAGGATGCCGGCGAGCCGGTGCGGTTCGTGCCGCCGTCGTTCGCCCGCGACATCACCCAGACATCGATCCCGGAACGGCGGATCATCCGGACCGACGCCTACGGGTGTGCGTACTGGTGGATCGAGTGGGGCGGTTCGCTCGACGTCGTCGACGACAACGAGGCGATCCGCGACGAGCTGCAGGCCGCGGTGTACGGGATCTGGGACCACATCAAGAACTCGGGGCGCTTCGACGCGGACCACCTGACGCTGGAGTGGATCGGGGCGGTGCCGGGCAAGCGGGAGTACCGGCGGTTCGTCGGCGACCACGTGCTCACGCAGCACGACGTACTGGAACAGCGTCTGTTCGACGACCGGGTCGCCTTCGGCGGCTGGTCGATCGATCTGCACCCGCCCGGCGGGATGTACGCGACCGAGCGCGGGTCGAAGCACTGGCACCCGGACGGGAACTACCACATCCCGCTGCGCTCGCTGTACTCGCGCAACGTGCGCAACCTGTGGATGGCGGGGCGCAACATCTCCGCGAGCCATGTGGCGTTCGGTACGACGCGCGTGATGGCGACCTGTGCGGTGCTCGGCGAGGCGGTCGGCGTGGCCGCTTCGGTTGCCTTGGGCAATGACCTGACACCCCGGGCGTTGGCCGTCGAACACTTCGACCTGGTCCGCAACGCCCTGCACCGCGCCGACGCGTCGGTTCTCGGCGTGACCGACACCGATCCGGCCAACCTCGCGCTGTCCGCCACCGCCGAAGCTTCGTCCACCCTCCGCCGCCTGGCCGTCGAGGTCTCGGACGGCTCGCTCGCGCTCGACGCGGACCTCGCGATGGTCCTCCCCGTCGATCCTTCGCTGGACGGCCTTGAGTTCCTGGTGGACGCCGCCGAGGCCACCACTCTCACCGTCGAACTCCACGACCCCCTGAAACCCCAGAACTACCTCCCTCTAGCCCTTCTCTCGTCCGCCTCCGTCGAAGTCCCCGCCGGCGAAAAGCGCTGGGTCTCCGTCCCCCTCTCCTGGCACCCCTCTGTGCCCAGCAACGCGGTCGTAGTCCTGAAGGCCAACCCCGCAGTCGCCGTCCACACCGCTGCCAGTGCTCTCCCCGGCACCCTCTGCTTCTCCCACCGAGACCCCGAACCCGACGAGCAGTACACCGAACAGTTCCGCTCCTGGAAACACATCCTCCCGCGCGCCGGCCTCTGCTACCGCGCCGGCGAATCCAACGCCTACTCCGCGTCGAAGGTCATCGGCGGCTACTCCCGCCCGTACGGCGGCCCCAACCTCTGGTCCTCCGAAGACCTCGCCTGGGACCCGACGCCCACCATTACCCTCACCTGGCCATCACCGGTCGAGGTCACCGAGGTGGTCGTCGTACTGGACGACGACGTCGAAGAGGACCTGATCAACCTCCACCACCACCGCACGCCGTACGAAATCCTCCCGACGCTGCTGCGCGACTACTCCCTCGAGTACCGAACCCCCGACGGCACCTGGCACCCGCTGACCACCACCCTCTCGAACCGCCGCCGCCTCAACCACCATCCGCTCCCCGCCCCCACCTCCCTATCGGCCCTCCGCCTAACAGCCACCGCAACCAACGGCACCCCCCGAGCCCACGTGAACTCAATCCGCGCCTACTAA
- a CDS encoding MurR/RpiR family transcriptional regulator, which yields MGNDVDRAGTPSPLQLAKRALPDLNGAMLRVAEQILANPDDVARGSITKLAEAARTSAATVTRLSTQLGFAGYPALRAALAMEVGRGLEAGWASDIGLAIGPADPPDQVLNVLASTQANALRNALATIDLNAATRVADAIAGARRTHIYGEWGDAIPARELYIRLLRIGIPVWFFDGPQSAQIAGGLLGPGDVALVVTRSGTDPTTLDFVRRSTAQGALSVAITGVVASPVGELADITFDTGTPVGGTWTEFFAGRASDTLTAGLLFVLVAQRVPDHLTANHPNGPGQPVVHPDL from the coding sequence ATGGGAAACGACGTGGACAGAGCTGGTACCCCGAGCCCGTTGCAGCTGGCGAAGCGCGCGCTGCCTGACCTGAACGGCGCGATGCTGCGGGTCGCCGAGCAGATCCTGGCGAACCCGGACGACGTCGCGCGCGGCTCGATCACCAAGCTGGCCGAGGCCGCACGGACCTCGGCCGCGACGGTGACGCGGCTGTCCACGCAGCTCGGGTTCGCCGGGTACCCGGCGCTGCGGGCCGCGCTCGCGATGGAGGTCGGGCGCGGTCTGGAGGCCGGCTGGGCCAGCGACATCGGGCTCGCGATCGGCCCGGCGGACCCGCCCGACCAGGTGCTCAACGTGCTGGCCTCGACGCAGGCCAACGCGCTGCGCAACGCGCTCGCGACGATCGACCTGAACGCCGCGACCCGGGTCGCGGACGCGATCGCGGGCGCCCGGCGTACGCACATCTACGGGGAGTGGGGCGACGCGATCCCGGCCCGCGAGCTGTACATCCGGTTGCTGCGGATCGGCATCCCGGTCTGGTTCTTCGACGGTCCGCAGTCCGCGCAGATCGCCGGCGGGCTGCTCGGCCCGGGCGACGTCGCGCTGGTCGTCACGCGGTCCGGCACCGATCCGACGACCTTGGACTTCGTCCGCCGCTCGACCGCGCAGGGCGCGCTGTCGGTCGCGATCACGGGCGTGGTCGCGTCACCGGTCGGGGAACTGGCCGACATCACCTTCGACACCGGTACGCCGGTCGGCGGCACCTGGACCGAGTTCTTCGCCGGCCGCGCCAGCGACACGTTGACCGCGGGGCTGCTGTTCGTCCTGGTCGCGCAGCGCGTGCCCGACCACCTCACCGCCAACCACCCGAACGGGCCGGGGCAGCCCGTCGTACACCCCGACTTGTAG
- a CDS encoding carbohydrate ABC transporter permease — MSKLYLPKKWAWGIPLWILALAFLAPFAWMVSTALKADIDAYKIPMQWIPDPFQWDNFKTVLVGETSVLPAFGRSVFVAVLRVAGELLTATMAGYAFARMTFKGRDKLFLLYLATAIIPAQLLLVPRFIYFQQLGLYDTLWALILPGMFTVLGTFLMRQFFVAQPAEFAEAARMDGANEWQIFRRIYLPLATPVLSALGILAFVWSWNDYETPLVLISSPEHFTLPLGLTNFVDEQGAIAPGLTMAASVVSIVPVLLVFVLLQRRFIAAMTHTGIK; from the coding sequence ATGAGTAAGCTCTATCTTCCAAAAAAGTGGGCTTGGGGAATCCCTTTGTGGATCCTGGCGCTGGCCTTCCTGGCGCCGTTCGCGTGGATGGTCTCGACTGCTTTGAAGGCCGACATCGACGCGTACAAGATCCCGATGCAGTGGATCCCGGACCCGTTCCAGTGGGACAACTTCAAGACCGTGCTGGTCGGCGAGACCTCGGTGCTGCCGGCGTTCGGCCGGTCCGTCTTCGTCGCCGTCCTGCGGGTCGCGGGTGAGCTGCTGACCGCGACGATGGCCGGCTACGCCTTCGCCCGGATGACGTTCAAAGGCCGCGACAAGCTGTTCCTGCTCTACCTCGCGACCGCGATCATCCCGGCCCAGCTGCTGCTCGTGCCGCGGTTCATCTACTTCCAGCAGCTCGGCCTGTACGACACGCTGTGGGCGCTGATCCTGCCCGGCATGTTCACCGTGCTCGGCACGTTCCTGATGCGCCAGTTCTTCGTCGCCCAGCCGGCCGAGTTCGCCGAGGCGGCCCGGATGGACGGCGCGAACGAGTGGCAGATCTTCCGCCGGATCTACCTGCCGCTGGCCACGCCCGTGCTCAGCGCGCTCGGCATCCTCGCGTTCGTCTGGTCCTGGAACGACTACGAGACGCCGCTGGTGCTGATCAGCAGCCCCGAGCACTTCACGTTGCCGCTCGGGCTGACCAACTTCGTCGACGAGCAGGGCGCGATCGCGCCCGGGCTGACGATGGCCGCCTCGGTGGTCTCGATCGTGCCGGTGCTGCTCGTGTTCGTCCTGCTGCAACGCCGCTTCATCGCCGCGATGACCCATACGGGAATCAAGTGA
- a CDS encoding carbohydrate ABC transporter permease: protein MVSATVTAAPAVRTEKQPGISPRGWIGFLFIAPNLLGVVAFTLIPLISVILLAFTDWNLVSGFGGISFAGLDNFVAIAKDPGFWNAVGLTFVYVGVSVPLTVVLGLALGIALNRPLPGRAILRAIFFLPYIVNTVAIGMTWLMLMNPKAGLVNQVLGAFGLEPGWFASSHWALPALIVMAVWGGVGYCSLIYLSALQDAPKQLYEAADIDGAGMWAKFRTITWPSLLPTTIFLLVMLIIGASQGFGLIALITAGGPGDATTTISYYMYQTGFQFYRFGYASAIGLVTFAGVLVLTLLTWRAQRGRALHE from the coding sequence ATGGTCTCCGCCACCGTCACCGCGGCCCCGGCCGTGCGGACCGAGAAGCAGCCGGGGATCAGCCCGCGCGGCTGGATCGGCTTCCTGTTCATCGCGCCCAACCTGCTCGGGGTGGTCGCGTTCACGCTGATCCCGCTGATCAGCGTGATCCTGCTCGCCTTCACCGACTGGAACCTGGTCTCCGGCTTCGGCGGCATCAGCTTCGCCGGCCTGGACAACTTCGTGGCCATCGCCAAGGACCCCGGCTTCTGGAACGCCGTCGGCCTGACCTTCGTGTACGTCGGGGTGAGCGTGCCGCTGACCGTCGTACTGGGCCTGGCGCTCGGCATCGCGCTCAACCGGCCGTTGCCCGGTCGCGCCATCCTGCGGGCGATCTTCTTCCTGCCGTACATCGTCAACACGGTCGCGATCGGCATGACCTGGCTGATGCTGATGAACCCGAAGGCCGGCCTGGTCAACCAGGTGCTCGGCGCCTTCGGCCTCGAGCCCGGCTGGTTCGCCTCGTCGCACTGGGCGCTGCCGGCGCTGATCGTGATGGCGGTCTGGGGTGGCGTCGGCTACTGCTCGCTGATCTACCTGTCCGCGCTGCAGGACGCGCCGAAGCAGCTGTACGAGGCGGCCGACATCGACGGCGCCGGGATGTGGGCGAAGTTCCGCACGATCACCTGGCCGTCGTTGCTGCCGACAACGATCTTCCTGCTGGTCATGCTGATCATCGGGGCCTCGCAGGGGTTCGGCCTGATCGCGCTGATCACCGCCGGCGGTCCGGGCGACGCGACCACGACGATCTCGTACTACATGTACCAGACCGGCTTCCAGTTCTACCGGTTCGGCTATGCCTCGGCGATCGGCCTGGTGACGTTCGCCGGCGTACTGGTCCTGACGCTGCTGACCTGGCGCGCCCAGCGAGGGAGGGCTCTGCATGAGTAA
- a CDS encoding ABC transporter substrate-binding protein, translated as MRNELSRRGFLAGVGAVAAAAAGCSSSSGAKSSVLQVWGGVPAASGPQKVVDAFQAKFPQYQVNYTRFVNDDRGNLKLDTALQGGIDIDVYFTYAQENLALRAGSGLAADLTERVQADPELKVFLDTDQPRAFLDDGRIKALATAREPYFVLFNETLREQAGVELPQAWTIEDYRATAKQLTTAQTYGCYTIPDVPRIKLGPNYWYDGDRSNFGDPHFEQAFALGREMIEEGSAFPWREVLARHLAAYQQNSFLQQEFHLWSTAPFNLRYLYDAKKYPHDFKVAFAPPPTVDGGDWNGGSYNNFVMVNPKSPKADAAWEFVKFWLTEGSGPMLAGGKLPTLGNVTDDQMITGVLGKEPDKYFDVDSFRRVVLGAEPKLATDTRLAGFPEISLAHGQQRDLCWLGEKAPGPAIRDVRRLADAAIARTERSS; from the coding sequence ATGCGGAACGAGTTGTCCCGGCGTGGGTTTCTCGCCGGGGTGGGTGCGGTGGCGGCGGCTGCGGCGGGGTGTTCGTCGTCGAGCGGCGCGAAGTCGAGTGTGCTGCAGGTGTGGGGTGGGGTGCCGGCGGCGTCGGGGCCGCAGAAGGTGGTCGACGCGTTCCAGGCGAAGTTCCCGCAGTACCAGGTGAACTACACGCGGTTCGTCAACGACGACCGGGGGAACCTGAAGCTCGACACCGCCCTGCAGGGTGGGATCGACATCGACGTGTACTTCACCTACGCGCAGGAGAATCTCGCGCTGCGGGCCGGGTCCGGACTGGCGGCGGACCTGACCGAGCGGGTCCAGGCCGACCCGGAGCTGAAGGTGTTCCTGGACACCGACCAGCCGCGGGCGTTCCTCGACGACGGCCGGATCAAGGCGCTGGCGACCGCGCGGGAGCCGTACTTCGTGCTGTTCAACGAGACGCTCCGCGAACAGGCCGGCGTCGAGCTCCCGCAGGCCTGGACGATCGAGGACTACCGCGCGACGGCCAAGCAGCTGACCACCGCGCAGACCTACGGCTGCTACACGATCCCCGACGTCCCGCGGATCAAGCTCGGCCCGAACTACTGGTACGACGGCGACCGCTCGAACTTCGGCGACCCGCACTTCGAGCAGGCGTTCGCGCTCGGCCGGGAGATGATCGAGGAAGGGTCGGCCTTCCCCTGGCGCGAGGTGCTCGCCCGCCACCTCGCGGCGTACCAGCAGAACTCGTTCCTGCAGCAGGAGTTCCACCTCTGGTCGACCGCGCCGTTCAACCTGCGGTACCTGTACGACGCGAAGAAGTACCCGCACGACTTCAAGGTCGCCTTCGCGCCACCGCCGACCGTGGACGGCGGTGACTGGAACGGCGGTTCGTACAACAACTTCGTGATGGTCAACCCGAAGTCCCCGAAGGCCGACGCGGCCTGGGAGTTCGTGAAGTTCTGGCTCACCGAGGGCTCCGGCCCGATGCTGGCCGGCGGCAAGCTGCCCACGCTCGGCAACGTCACCGACGACCAGATGATCACCGGCGTGCTCGGCAAGGAACCGGACAAGTACTTCGACGTCGACTCGTTCCGCCGGGTCGTGCTTGGTGCCGAGCCGAAGCTGGCCACCGACACCCGGCTGGCCGGCTTCCCCGAGATCAGCCTCGCCCACGGCCAGCAGCGCGACCTGTGCTGGCTGGGCGAGAAGGCCCCCGGCCCTGCGATCCGCGACGTCCGCCGGCTGGCCGACGCCGCGATCGCCCGTACCGAGAGGAGCTCGTGA
- a CDS encoding PPC domain-containing protein: MHAQLKRALIGMSGLALVAGAAGQGIAGGSDATEQVTPLEKAALQAGVQLAPKSSKAPTAVVGGKQVAVPNPYLANTPDATATDWSYWHTLMDAKGKQRAKSSGLAAKTKAAGKPLPSPLLYDEQEPDAISGANDSQAAAEPVNGFGTGANQNPRLRILGTMPNLAPSQVTIPAGTEDNGAIPLATETGIGVNKGAAITTATLGDGPHGPSGDGTNDFDFYKVTANAGGLTLKVSTEGTVGTDTVVGVYTPAGELIASDDDSGAGVTSLLTFDLPAVGDYYVLVAGFSLAGPFPADPNDSGSGLGGGDTGNYQVALSVAQVDKDYYAVKLKKGDVLGGSVTGSASRLVVHRVDGSQGVGSEQDASSLYPVTSPLPGGGNAVFAYVAEEAGWYAVSVEAGVGNYDATVEAYRPGSEVDKKQQTIFLDFDGARVNTAIFGGPGVRTLSPFSAFVARWGLPRTAESQLITRITATVTENIKQDLIAKGLNPNVQVKVLNSRDHADPFGQENVSRVIVGGTIAESGIDTIGIAQTIDPGNFGHEESALALLDVLSDPANGFGDPSINSYLPAGAPAAQKIKFVSQVVANVVSHETGHFVGSYHVDQFNTTYNLMDQGGNFPLLYGVGPDGLGGTADDVDVDFGEDTYNPNEGFTGLEDTLNNTAWAFTKPKG, from the coding sequence ATGCATGCGCAGCTGAAACGCGCCCTGATCGGGATGTCGGGGTTGGCGCTGGTCGCCGGCGCCGCCGGTCAGGGGATCGCTGGAGGGTCGGACGCGACGGAGCAGGTGACACCGCTGGAGAAGGCCGCTCTGCAGGCCGGGGTCCAGCTGGCACCGAAGTCCAGCAAGGCGCCGACCGCGGTGGTGGGCGGCAAGCAAGTCGCCGTACCGAACCCGTACCTGGCGAACACGCCGGACGCGACCGCCACCGACTGGTCGTACTGGCACACCCTGATGGATGCCAAGGGCAAGCAACGGGCCAAGAGCAGCGGCCTGGCCGCCAAGACCAAGGCGGCCGGCAAGCCACTGCCGTCTCCTTTGCTGTACGACGAGCAGGAGCCGGACGCGATCTCCGGGGCGAACGACTCCCAGGCCGCCGCCGAGCCGGTGAACGGCTTCGGGACCGGCGCCAACCAGAACCCGCGGCTGCGCATCCTCGGCACGATGCCGAACCTCGCGCCGAGCCAGGTCACCATCCCGGCCGGTACCGAGGACAACGGCGCGATCCCGCTGGCCACCGAGACCGGAATCGGCGTCAACAAGGGCGCTGCCATCACCACCGCGACCCTCGGCGACGGACCGCACGGCCCGAGCGGCGACGGAACCAACGACTTCGACTTCTACAAGGTGACCGCCAACGCCGGCGGTCTGACGCTGAAGGTGAGCACCGAAGGCACCGTCGGCACCGACACCGTGGTCGGCGTCTACACCCCGGCCGGTGAGCTGATCGCCTCCGACGACGACAGCGGCGCGGGCGTCACCAGCCTGCTCACCTTCGACCTGCCGGCCGTGGGCGACTACTACGTCCTGGTCGCCGGCTTCAGCCTGGCCGGTCCGTTCCCGGCCGACCCGAACGACTCCGGCTCAGGCCTGGGTGGCGGCGACACCGGCAACTACCAGGTCGCCCTGTCGGTAGCCCAGGTCGACAAGGACTACTACGCGGTCAAGCTGAAGAAGGGCGACGTCCTCGGTGGCAGCGTGACCGGTTCGGCGTCCCGGCTGGTCGTGCACCGCGTCGACGGCAGCCAAGGCGTCGGGTCGGAGCAGGACGCCTCCAGCCTCTACCCGGTGACCTCGCCGCTGCCCGGCGGCGGCAACGCCGTCTTCGCGTACGTCGCGGAGGAGGCCGGCTGGTACGCCGTGTCGGTCGAGGCCGGGGTCGGCAACTACGACGCCACGGTCGAGGCCTACCGTCCCGGCTCCGAGGTGGACAAGAAGCAGCAGACGATCTTCCTCGACTTCGACGGCGCCCGGGTGAACACGGCGATCTTCGGTGGTCCGGGTGTTCGCACCCTGTCGCCGTTCTCCGCGTTCGTCGCCCGCTGGGGGCTGCCCCGGACGGCCGAGAGCCAGTTGATCACCAGGATCACCGCGACGGTGACCGAGAACATCAAGCAGGACCTGATCGCGAAGGGCCTGAACCCGAACGTCCAGGTCAAGGTGCTGAACAGCCGCGACCACGCCGACCCGTTCGGCCAGGAGAACGTCTCCCGGGTGATCGTCGGCGGCACCATCGCGGAGTCGGGTATCGACACGATCGGGATCGCCCAGACCATCGACCCCGGCAACTTCGGCCACGAAGAGAGCGCGCTGGCGCTGCTCGACGTGCTGTCCGACCCGGCCAACGGGTTCGGTGACCCGTCGATCAACAGCTACCTGCCGGCCGGCGCGCCGGCGGCCCAGAAGATCAAGTTCGTCTCCCAGGTCGTCGCCAACGTGGTCTCCCACGAGACCGGCCACTTCGTCGGCAGCTACCACGTCGACCAGTTCAACACGACGTACAACCTGATGGACCAGGGCGGCAACTTCCCGCTGCTCTACGGTGTCGGTCCGGACGGCCTCGGCGGCACCGCCGACGACGTCGACGTGGACTTCGGCGAGGACACCTACAACCCCAACGAAGGCTTCACCGGCCTCGAGGACACCCTCAACAACACCGCCTGGGCCTTCACCAAGCCCAAGGGCTGA